A region of Pseudomonas sp. Marseille-Q3773 DNA encodes the following proteins:
- a CDS encoding nucleosidase, with amino-acid sequence MMLTQQFPDISLADTLFVFALEAEAGSVFAGMNTVFTGIGKVNAAIALTRAIAASKPRLIVNLGSAGSLRHGKGEVVCCNRFVQRDMDVTPLGFARYETPLSDIPVLLEHGVVIPGLPVETCGSGDSFEISHGDAPYDVVDMEAYVLALIARSEGIPFVCLKYISDDAGSDAAGDWAVQVHLAAEAFKRVLFSQM; translated from the coding sequence ATGATGCTGACCCAGCAATTCCCTGATATTTCACTGGCTGACACCTTGTTCGTCTTTGCCCTCGAGGCCGAGGCAGGCAGTGTGTTCGCCGGGATGAACACCGTGTTCACCGGCATCGGCAAGGTCAATGCCGCCATCGCCCTGACACGGGCCATCGCCGCCAGCAAACCCAGGCTGATCGTCAACCTGGGGTCTGCTGGCAGCCTGCGTCACGGCAAAGGCGAAGTGGTGTGCTGCAACCGCTTCGTGCAGCGTGACATGGATGTGACCCCGTTGGGCTTCGCCCGTTATGAAACGCCGCTGTCGGATATTCCGGTGCTGCTGGAGCATGGCGTGGTGATCCCCGGCTTGCCCGTGGAAACCTGCGGCAGCGGCGACAGTTTCGAGATCAGCCACGGCGACGCACCGTACGACGTGGTCGACATGGAGGCCTATGTGCTGGCCTTGATCGCGCGCAGCGAAGGCATTCCCTTCGTCTGCCTGAAATACATCTCCGACGATGCCGGCAGCGATGCGGCCGGGGACTGGGCGGTGCAGGTGCACCTGGCGGCAGAGGCATTCAAGCGGGTGTTGTTCAGCCAGATGTGA